Below is a window of Nocardia asteroides DNA.
CACCATGAACCGATTCCTGCTGGCCCGCCCCGACGGCGTGCTGCGCGCGGCGGGCGTGCGCGCCGGCTACCCCGACCCGCGCCAGGCGGTCGACGCGCTGCGCCGGTGGCGCGAGGCGTCGGGCGGCGGAGCCGGGCCGCGGCTGATCGTCGGCGCGCTGCCGTTCGACCCGCGCGAACCGGCCGCCCTGTGGCAGCCCGAATCCGCGCTGCACACGGCCGGTCCGTGGCGACCCGCCGCGCTGCCGCCGCTGCCCGCCGTCCGCGTGGTGGCCGAGGAGCCCTCGGCGGCCGAGCATGTCGCCCGGGTGGCGAAGCTGGTCGAGCAGCTCGGCGATCCGGCGGGCGAACTGCGCAAGGTGGTGGCCGCGCGCACGCTGGTGGTCGAGGCCGACGAACCGCTCGATCCGGAAGTGGTGGCCGCTCAGCTACTGACCCGTCATCCCGGCGCCAATGTCTACGGCGTCGACCTCACCGCCGCGGGCCGCCCGGGCGAAACCCTGCTCGGGGCAACGCCGGAGGTCCTCGTCGCGCGGCACGGCCGACACGTGAGCCTGCACCCGCTGGCGGGCACGCTGCCCCGGCTCACCGACCCCGACGCCGACGCCGCACAGGCCGGGGAACTGTTGTCCAGCACGAAGAACCACGACGAACACCGCTTCGTGGTGGACTGGATCCGCGAACGGCTGAGCCCCGTCTGCGCCGAACTGAGCATCCCCGACGCGCCCGAACTGCTGAGTACCGAACAGGTCTGGCATCTGGCCACGCCGATCCACGGCGTCCTGCGCGACCCGGCGACCACCGCGCTGGAACTGGCGCTGCTGCTGCACCCCACACCCGCCGTCAACGGGACGCCGTTCGACGCCGCGCTCACCGCGATCACCGCGGCCGAACCGCGGCGCGGTTTCTACGGCGGCGCGGTCGGCTGGTGCGCCGACGACGGCGACGGCGAGTGGGTCGTCGCCATCCGCGGCGCCGAACTCTCGGCCGACGGCCGCACCCTGCGGGCGAGCGCGGGCGGCGGCATCGTCGCGGCCTCCGATCCCCGCGCCGAGCTGGCCGAGACCACCGCGAAGTTCCGCACGCTGCTCGGCGCGCTGCGTTGCGAAGTGCCCGAACACTGACCCGGGGCCGCGCACCTGCTAGGTTGACCGGAGAACCACCCCGACGTCGAGCGTATTGGAGTGCGCGATGAAGTTTGCTGTTCCGGCTGTTGCCAGCGCGGTCGGCGGCGCCCTGTTGAGCGCAATCGCCGTCTTCGCGATCACGGCCGCGGTACAGCAGAACACGGCGCCCTCGATCGACCGCAGCGGTGACAAGGATTCCTCGCTGCTCAACGCTCCTGAATACGGCAGCCGCTGAGTCCGACGCCCGCGCGTCACGCCCCCGAGCGGGGCACCCGGACACGGCTCCACTGGGTTGGCGCTGGTTCGTCGGCACGGTCGTAGCCGCCTTCGTCCTGACGTTCGCGCAGGCGCCAGGGCTCACCGTCGCGGACACCAAGTACGACCTCGCGCAGAATCCGCTCGGATTCCTCGCGCGGGCATCGCATCTGTGGAGCAGTCAGGCTCCGATGGGCCAGGTGCAGAACCAGGCCTACGGCTACTTCTTCCCGCACGGCACGTTCTTCTCGATCGGTCATCTGCTGCAGCTGCCCGCCTGGGTGACCCAGCGGATCTGGTGGGCGCTGCTGCTGCTGGCCGGGTTCTGGGGCGTGGTCAAGCTCTGCGAGACCCTGGGGATCGGCGCGCGCGGGTCGCGAGTCATCGCGGGTATCGCCTTCGCGCTGTCCCCGCGCGTGCTCACCACCCTCGGTTCGATCTCCTCGGAGACGCTGCCGATGATGCTGGCGCCGTGGGTACTGCTGGCGCCCGCCGCGCTCGGCACGGCCGTGCGGCGCAGGCGCGGCGGCCCGCTGTCACCGGCGGGCAGTGCGCTGGCACTGGCGCTGATGGGCTCGGTGAACGCCGTCGCGACGGTGGCCGCGTTCCTGCCCGCGGCCCTGTGGTGGGCCTCCTACCGGCCCAATCGACGCTGGTGGCGGTTCACCGCCGCGTGGATTCCGCTGCTGGTGCTGGCGACGTTCTGGTGGGTCGTGCCGCTGCTGCTGCTCGGCAAGGTGAGCCCGCCGTTCCTGGACTACATCGAGTCGTCCGGGGTGACCACGCAGTGGGCCTCGCTGAGCGAGGTGCTGCGCGGCACCGACAGCTGGACGCCGTTCGTCTCGCCCGAGCGCATCGCGGGCGCGGTCCTGGTGACCCAGCCCGCCGCCGTCCTCGCCACCGGGCTGCTGGCCGCGGCGGGCATGGCCGGGCTGGCGCGCTCGTCCATGCCGTATCGCGGCCGGTTCGCGCTGATCCTGTGCGTCGGGCTGGCCGGGATCTGCGCGGGCTATGTCGGTGAGCTGGGTGGACCGTTCGCCGAGTCGGTGCGGGTGTTCCTCGACTCGGGCGGCGCGCCGCTGCGCAACGTGCACAAGCTGGAGCCGCTGATCCGGCTGCCGCTGGTGATCGGGCTGGCCCACCTGCTCGGCCGGGTCGCCCTGCCCGCCTCGGTGCCGCTGCGCGAGTGGCGCGACAGCTTCGCCCACCCCGAGCGCGACCGGCTCGTCGCGGTGGCCGCGCTGATCCTGGCCGCGCTCACCCTGGCCACCTCACTGGCCTGGACCGGCAGGCTCGCGCCGCGCGGCGCCTACGACCGGGTGCCCGCGTACTGGACCGACACCGCCGAATGGCTGGCCGACAACGCCGCCGACACCCGCGCGCTCGTCGTGCCTGGCGCGCCTTTCGGCAGCCAGATCTGGGGACTCACTCGCGACGAACCGCTCCAGGCGCTGGCGAGCACGCCGTGGGCTGTGCGCGACTCGGTGCCCCTGAACCCGCCGGGCACCATCCGCGCGATGGACTCGGTGCAGCGGCTGATCGCCGACGGCAGGCCGTCGACCGGCCTGGCCGCCACCCTCGCCGACCAGGGCATCGGCGTCCTGGTGCTGCGCAACGACCTCGACCCGGAGACCTCGCGCTCTACCCGCCCGATGCTGGCGCACCGCGCCATCGAGGGCTCGCCCGGCCTGCGCAAAGTCGCCGAATTCGGTGCGCTGATCGGGCCGCGCGCGGCCGACGCCGGCCTGGTCGTCGACAACGATCTGCAACCCGCCTACCCCGCGATCGAGATCTACCGGGTGGACGTGCCCGGCCCCGGGACCCCCACCGAGGTGCGCGGCGGCACCGGTGCCCCGCCCGGATTCCCCGGCGCGTACACGGTCCCGCTCGACGCGGTGCCGGTGGTCCAGGGCGGCCCCGAAGTGCTGGAGCGGGTCCGGCGCGGCACCGGAAACCCCACGGCCCCGGTGCTGCTCACGGCCGATGCCGCCCGGGCAGGCCTGCCCCCGCAGCCGACGCTGATCACCGACACGCCGATGGATCGCGAGTCCGATTTCGGCCGGGTGGACAACCACAACTCCGCGATCCGCGCCGCCGACGACGCGCGGCGCACGCACAACCTGGTCCCCGACTATCCGGTCGACGGCACCCCACTGGTCCAGGGCGAATGGTCCGGCGCGAAAGTCACCGCGTCGAGTTCGGCGGCCGACGCCACCCAGATCGGCGGCGCCGCGCCCGGCAGTTCCACCGCCGCCGCGGTCGACGGCGACCCGAGCACCGCGTGGATCAGCAACGGTGCCGAATCCGCACTCGGCCAGTGGATCCGGCTCGACCTCGACCAGTCGATCACCACCGGCTCGCTGCGCTTCACCACCACGGCGGCCGCGCTGGGCGATCCGGTGAAGTGGGTGGAGGTCCGCACCGCCCGCGGCACGGTCTCGACCCGGATCACCGAACCCGGTGCGCCCGCGACGGTCGCGTTGCCCGCGGGCAAGACCGACTGGGTGATGATCACCGCCGCGCGCACCGAAACCGGAACCGCCGGTGGACAGTTCGGGATCAGCGAACTCACCCTCGACGACTACACCGTGCGTGACGCGCCGGTGCGGGTCGACATCAGGCACCGCGTGGTCCTCCCCGACGTGCCCACGGGCACCACCGTCACCGGCTGGGACCTCGGCCAGGAATTCCCCGGGCGCAGTGCCTGTTTCGACGGCCCCGACCGGGTGCACTGCAGCAAGGGACTCGGCCTGCCCGCCGAGGAACCCGGCGTCTTCGGCCGCACCCTCGCCGTCCCCGAGCCGCTCACGGTGGGCACCGACCTGACCGTGCGCACCCGGCCCGGCCCGGCGCTGGAGGCCCTGCTCACCGACCACACCCGGCCGGTGGCGCGCGGCAAGGCCGACGTCGGAGACCTGCGCGGCGCCGCCTTCGCGGCCACCGACGGCGACCCGAAGACCACCTGGACCGCCCCGGAGGACACCGTCCGCAGCCCGGCGGGCGGCAAACCGACGCTGGTACTGGAACTCCCGGAACCGGTCGAGGTGACCGGCCTCGACCTCACCACCGCGCTCGGTGGCCTGCCCGCGACCGCCACCGCCGTCGCGGTGAATCTCGGCAACGGCCCCCAGGTGCGCGAGCTGCCCGAGCGCGACCACGGCGAACCGGCGCGAATCTCGCTGTACCCCACCGTCACCGATCGCGTCGAGATCAGCATCCAGAGCTGGAACGAGGTGCTCGACCGCACCGCGCTCGGGTTCGTGCTCACCCAGCCCACCGGACTGGCCGAGGTGGAGGTGCTCGGCCCCGAGTATCCCGAGCACGCCCCGGGCGACCGGCCGGTCACCATCGGGTGCGCGGACGGACCGGTCATCGCGATCGGTGGCCGCACCGTGCACACCACGATCACCGCCACCGCCGACGAACTCCGCTCCGGCGCACCGGTTTCCGCCACCGCCTGTCCGGAGGACGCGGCCGACGTGGAACTGCTGCCCGGGCACCCCGATCTCACCGTCGCGCCCACCGAGCTGTTCACCGTCGACCGGCTGCGGCTGGTGCGCACCGACCCGATCGCGCCGGGACCGGCCGCCCCTGGCACCCAGCTGCTCGTGCTCCCGCTGAGCACGAACGTCGGGTGGCAGGCGCACACCGCCGACGGCACCGAACTGGACCCGGTGGTGGTCGACGGCTGGCAGCAGGCGTGGGTGGTCCCGGCGGGCACCACCGGGCAGATCACCGTCTCGTTCCCGGCCGACCGCTGGTACCGGCTCGCCATCTTCGGCGGCCTGCTGCTGCTCATCCCGCTGCTCGTGCTGGCTTTCCCGCGTCGACGTCCGGCGCCCGAGCACGGGCCCGCGCCGGTGCCGTGGAACGGGCGCGTGGTCGCCGCGGCGGGGCTGACCGGTGCGATCTTCGTCGTGTCCGGGCCGTTCGGTGTGGTGTGCACGGTCCTCGGCCTGGCGGGCAGCTGGTGGCGGCCCGCGCTGACCGCCAGGATCCTGCCGTGGGCGGCCGGGCTCGGGACGGTGACCTCGGCGGCGGTGCTGTCGACCGGGACGTGGCGCTCGGGCACCACCTACATGGGTGGCTCGCTGTGGGCGCAGGCGCCCGCCGTCATCGCGGTGGTCGCGGTCGGGATCGCGGCGCTACCGCGCCGGCGCGGAAACTGACTCGGTCCGCTCGGCCTTGCGGGCGGCGGCGGCCTGGTCCCAGCGCCGGGCCAGGCGCCGAGCGGGATCCTCCACCAGGGCGAAGCTCGCGGCGGCCAGCGGCATCGTCAGCGCGGTGGTGAGCACGAGGACGTAGAGGAAGTGCCCGCTGAACGGCAACACGCCGAACACCGGGAACACCGTGGTGAGCAGCACCAGATGCCACAGGAAGATGCCGTAGGACCAGCGGCCGATGGTGGCCGCGGTCGCCGACTCCAGCCAGCGATGCGGTGGGGCGTCGGCGTGCCGGAACACCAGCGGCGCGAGCAGGCCGAACCCGATGACCATGCCGAGCAGCATCTTCATCGCGTACTGCCACGGCTGGGCGCGCTCCAGCCCGGCGGGCCCGCCGAACTCGGTGGCCGAGACCAGGAACGCCGCCAGCGCGATCGCCCACATCAGCGGCTGACTGGCCAGCGCGCGGTAGAACCGGGTGTCGCGCACCTGATAGATCAGCTCGGCGAGCAGCATGCCCGCCGCGAACCACGGCAGATAACCGGGGAGCCAGTTGTCGGCGTGGATGGCATCCGGTGTCGGCACCGGCCACAGATTCCAGGTGAGGGTCACAGCGATCAGCGCGCAGATCGCCGGCACCCGCCACCGCGCCGCCGGACCGCGCAGCCGCACGACCGCCCAGGCCAGCAGCGGCAGCACCAGGTAGAACGCCACCTCCACCGACAGGCTCCACATCTGGGTGAGGCCCTCGGTGAGCGTCAGCGGGACGAACACCTGCAGCAGGAACAGGTTCGACACCCACACCCGCAGGTTGGCCGACTGCGCCGCGCCGGGCAGCAACAGCAGCACGAACACCACCACCACCCAGTAGGCGGGGATGATGCGCATCAGGCGATGCAGCAGGTAGCGGGTGGTCGACGGCACGCTGCCGAGCCCGCGGGCGGCCGCCGCGTGCGGACGCCACAGCAGATAACCCGACAGCGCGAAGAACACCGCGACCGCCATGTCGAAGCGTTCCAGGATCGGGCCGAGCACCGTGATCCCGCCCGCTCCGGTCTGGAAGGCGACGTGGGTCAACAGCACGCCGAGTGCCGCCATCCCACGCATGCCCTCGAGGGCTGGATTGAAGGCGCGGGGTGTCGGAACGGGGGCACTGGCGGTCGTCATCGGGTTCCAGTGTGCCCCGTCGGCGATTTCCCGGGCGCACCACGGCACTCGAAGTGGTCGGGCTGTTAGTGTCGGGGCTCACGAGGGCCTAGGGTGCTTTACCAGACCACCGGAGGATCCGTGTTCGAACGACGAGGAGAGTTTGCATGGCACTGAGTGCCGGTACCAGAAGGACGGTCGCCTGCGTGCTCGTGGGTCTGGGCGCGGCATTACTCGTCGCCGCGCTGATGATCCCCACCTACACCGTGAGCAAGGTGGCCAAGACTCCGCTCGACCTCGAGATCACGACGATCGCCGAGAGTCAGAAGGGGGAGGACAGCCTCGTCCTCGACTCCAAGTCCCTGACCCAGGGCGACGGCCCGGCCGTCGTCAACAAGGACGTGCCGCTGATCTCGCAGCGCTTCGTCACCGTCGAGGAGCCCTCCGACGCCGACGAGATGACGCTGCAGGCGGGCCAGACCCTGCGCCGCACCGACGTGCAGGGCGACACCGGCCTGCTCACCGCCACCATCGACCGGGTCACCATCGACCGCGTCGACGGCATGCCGGTGGACACCGAGCCCAACGGCTCGATCGCGGTCACCGTCAACAAGGACGGCAGCGTCATGGAGCCGGTGCAGCACACCGGCCTCGGCTACCGCTTCCCGATCGGCACCGAGAAGAAGACGTACCCCTACTTCGACATCAACGTGCGCAAGTCCTTCGACGCGAACTTCATCGAAGAGACCGAGATCAACAACACCAAGGTCTACCACTTCCAGATGACCGCGCCGGTCACCAGCACCTGGGACGTCGTGCAG
It encodes the following:
- a CDS encoding isochorismate synthase; this translates as MNRFLLARPDGVLRAAGVRAGYPDPRQAVDALRRWREASGGGAGPRLIVGALPFDPREPAALWQPESALHTAGPWRPAALPPLPAVRVVAEEPSAAEHVARVAKLVEQLGDPAGELRKVVAARTLVVEADEPLDPEVVAAQLLTRHPGANVYGVDLTAAGRPGETLLGATPEVLVARHGRHVSLHPLAGTLPRLTDPDADAAQAGELLSSTKNHDEHRFVVDWIRERLSPVCAELSIPDAPELLSTEQVWHLATPIHGVLRDPATTALELALLLHPTPAVNGTPFDAALTAITAAEPRRGFYGGAVGWCADDGDGEWVVAIRGAELSADGRTLRASAGGGIVAASDPRAELAETTAKFRTLLGALRCEVPEH
- a CDS encoding DUF2613 domain-containing protein, which codes for MKFAVPAVASAVGGALLSAIAVFAITAAVQQNTAPSIDRSGDKDSSLLNAPEYGSR
- a CDS encoding alpha-(1->3)-arabinofuranosyltransferase, which encodes MTRIPRCSTLLNTAAAESDARASRPRAGHPDTAPLGWRWFVGTVVAAFVLTFAQAPGLTVADTKYDLAQNPLGFLARASHLWSSQAPMGQVQNQAYGYFFPHGTFFSIGHLLQLPAWVTQRIWWALLLLAGFWGVVKLCETLGIGARGSRVIAGIAFALSPRVLTTLGSISSETLPMMLAPWVLLAPAALGTAVRRRRGGPLSPAGSALALALMGSVNAVATVAAFLPAALWWASYRPNRRWWRFTAAWIPLLVLATFWWVVPLLLLGKVSPPFLDYIESSGVTTQWASLSEVLRGTDSWTPFVSPERIAGAVLVTQPAAVLATGLLAAAGMAGLARSSMPYRGRFALILCVGLAGICAGYVGELGGPFAESVRVFLDSGGAPLRNVHKLEPLIRLPLVIGLAHLLGRVALPASVPLREWRDSFAHPERDRLVAVAALILAALTLATSLAWTGRLAPRGAYDRVPAYWTDTAEWLADNAADTRALVVPGAPFGSQIWGLTRDEPLQALASTPWAVRDSVPLNPPGTIRAMDSVQRLIADGRPSTGLAATLADQGIGVLVLRNDLDPETSRSTRPMLAHRAIEGSPGLRKVAEFGALIGPRAADAGLVVDNDLQPAYPAIEIYRVDVPGPGTPTEVRGGTGAPPGFPGAYTVPLDAVPVVQGGPEVLERVRRGTGNPTAPVLLTADAARAGLPPQPTLITDTPMDRESDFGRVDNHNSAIRAADDARRTHNLVPDYPVDGTPLVQGEWSGAKVTASSSAADATQIGGAAPGSSTAAAVDGDPSTAWISNGAESALGQWIRLDLDQSITTGSLRFTTTAAALGDPVKWVEVRTARGTVSTRITEPGAPATVALPAGKTDWVMITAARTETGTAGGQFGISELTLDDYTVRDAPVRVDIRHRVVLPDVPTGTTVTGWDLGQEFPGRSACFDGPDRVHCSKGLGLPAEEPGVFGRTLAVPEPLTVGTDLTVRTRPGPALEALLTDHTRPVARGKADVGDLRGAAFAATDGDPKTTWTAPEDTVRSPAGGKPTLVLELPEPVEVTGLDLTTALGGLPATATAVAVNLGNGPQVRELPERDHGEPARISLYPTVTDRVEISIQSWNEVLDRTALGFVLTQPTGLAEVEVLGPEYPEHAPGDRPVTIGCADGPVIAIGGRTVHTTITATADELRSGAPVSATACPEDAADVELLPGHPDLTVAPTELFTVDRLRLVRTDPIAPGPAAPGTQLLVLPLSTNVGWQAHTADGTELDPVVVDGWQQAWVVPAGTTGQITVSFPADRWYRLAIFGGLLLLIPLLVLAFPRRRPAPEHGPAPVPWNGRVVAAAGLTGAIFVVSGPFGVVCTVLGLAGSWWRPALTARILPWAAGLGTVTSAAVLSTGTWRSGTTYMGGSLWAQAPAVIAVVAVGIAALPRRRGN
- a CDS encoding acyltransferase family protein codes for the protein MTTASAPVPTPRAFNPALEGMRGMAALGVLLTHVAFQTGAGGITVLGPILERFDMAVAVFFALSGYLLWRPHAAAARGLGSVPSTTRYLLHRLMRIIPAYWVVVVFVLLLLPGAAQSANLRVWVSNLFLLQVFVPLTLTEGLTQMWSLSVEVAFYLVLPLLAWAVVRLRGPAARWRVPAICALIAVTLTWNLWPVPTPDAIHADNWLPGYLPWFAAGMLLAELIYQVRDTRFYRALASQPLMWAIALAAFLVSATEFGGPAGLERAQPWQYAMKMLLGMVIGFGLLAPLVFRHADAPPHRWLESATAATIGRWSYGIFLWHLVLLTTVFPVFGVLPFSGHFLYVLVLTTALTMPLAAASFALVEDPARRLARRWDQAAAARKAERTESVSAPAR
- a CDS encoding DUF3068 domain-containing protein, encoding MALSAGTRRTVACVLVGLGAALLVAALMIPTYTVSKVAKTPLDLEITTIAESQKGEDSLVLDSKSLTQGDGPAVVNKDVPLISQRFVTVEEPSDADEMTLQAGQTLRRTDVQGDTGLLTATIDRVTIDRVDGMPVDTEPNGSIAVTVNKDGSVMEPVQHTGLGYRFPIGTEKKTYPYFDINVRKSFDANFIEETEINNTKVYHFQMTAPVTSTWDVVQSPTNRLTLPAAKWGVTDVPADQPVTMTRFYTNVRDLWVEPETGTVIKGGESIHLFYGRAADKPEVTALKSHIVFDEATVESQIAIAKENTDKLSLFGRVVPIVLGVLGVIALLAGLFLGLRGGSAPAHASPRGGGRPTPAPTAAPDNSGATSWDADDAPTTQFPRGDYDGPTEQIDIEKRP